TATTGACATGAGAGCCCTAAAAGACATACTTGCTAATGTTGTTGCTCTGGTTGGCAGAACGcccttttcttgttgattTCCACATACAACAAGTCGTGCCTTGCACCGTACAAGATAGCCGTGACGATCCAGCTTGTACGTGAAGACCCACATGCAGCTTAGAACTCTCTGGCCTTTGGCCCTTGACCAAGGAACCTCAATGAAGGATTGCATCTGCTCATGTGATGCTAGGTGTTCTTGCTGCGCTTTGATAAATTGGTCTCTGAATGGGTGACCTGCCAGGTCCTTTAATGTCTTTGGAGGCTGCGGCGGGTGCTTTTTGTGAGGTCGGAATTTAATGCCTGCATTGAACGCTCCATGGATTGCTGATTTAACGCGGATAGGGTGAAATTCGTGGAATCGATAGTCTGTTTGGCTGGACTTGAACTTTTGATTGCAACAGCCAGCATCATGTCCCTGGTCTTTATTCACCCCCTCAGGATGGTCGGCGCGATGACGAATTGGAAGGCGAGCTGTGAGGACGGCTTCTATACTGTCTTCAAGGTCTGGGTCTGACTCTGGCGGTGTTGGAAGGTAGCTTCCTTTCATGCTCTCGCGATCGTCCTCATTAGCCTGATCATCCTGACCACCAGTATTTACGACGATTACGTCTTTAATGACTTCTTCGTCACTCTGATCTTCTTGATTAAATGATTCGTCCTCTGACTGATCTGTATCTGTTATTTCACTACCCTCATCTTCTAGGGTGGCTTCAACAACCTGCTGAGCTTCTGGGATCTCTATTTCTTCAATCAGTTCATCGACAGAGTGCATTAGCTCTGGCTTAATTaagctgttgttgaagaaacTAGCTTCGTTGAAGATAACATCCCTTGTGGTAATaaccttgttcttgtgagGCACCCAGATACGGAAGTTGTTGGAAGATTGATATCCGACGAGGTATCCTATATGTGCTTTTGGCTCAAGTTTCTGCTTTCTTCGTAGCTTGAGTTGGGCTTCCGAGGTCATGGCAAAAACCTTACATCCATAGGCCTTTAGATGACTAATTGTGGGTTGCTTCTTGAAAGTTCTCTCAAAAGGACTTTGCCAATTGTTCCTCTCAAGTGGTGTTCGATTGCGTAGGTAGCAAGCTGCTTCAACAATATCTTTCCATAAGTCGTGCGGCAGGTTTGCTGCTATGCGCATCGTTCGAGCTTTTTCCATAATCGCACCCCCTGACCTTTCAGCGCCTCCATTTTGGGCCTGGGTGTTTGGGGCTGACTTTTTTGGTTCGATTGAACGACGTTGAAGTTCCTTCTGGACTTCTTTGCTAAAGAGCTCGCCATCTGATCTAAGAACCTTCGGCTTGCCGTTGTATTGAAGGTTTATCCAGTTAAGGAAGTCTCGCAGTATTCTTCGATTCTCGCGTCCTAATCCGTGGCTCCGCAAGAAATACGGAAAAACAAGACCTGAATATGCATCCGTTATGAACATGACTCGGGAAAAGCCTTGGTAATCCTCTGAAAGGTCTGTCCAGTCTATCCAGATTTCTTCAAATGGTTTGTTCGGTCTTGGTGGCCGTCTTCGAGATATTTGACGATGCATCTTGCCTTGTCCACAATGGTCGCATTCAACAGTTTTTGGTCCTCTCAGTCGGGCACCTAGACATTTCTTTCCTAAATGCTCGAGTGTCTTTGGGCTCGGATGGCCTAGCCTGTTGTGCCATAACGTTCCGTCTGCAacagtgtctggtcttggatCCTTACTAGTATGCCCTCTTCTGGCCAAaaaagctgctgctgcctttAAGCCGTGATCTGTTGACTCTTGGTATGCAAGAACCCACTGTCTGTATCGCCTCTCAATTGTACAGACCGTCGACCCGGACTTATGAACTAGCCTGGTTGGGGACGCAAATGTGTCCCAACGTATTCCTTGATCATAGAGGCATTGGAAAGAAACTATGTTTACTGCAAAAGTCGGACAGTATGCTGCTTCCTTGATTCGTAAAATGCCTTTTGTTCCATCCGGTTTAGTTATTGGAACATCAACACGGCCATATCCTTCTATTAGAACCTCCGAGTCTCCCGCTATCAGGTAGTCCAGCGAGTTTGGCTTCCTCATTGACCGGAATCTTCCCGGATCATTGAAGATATGCAAGGTAGCCCCACAGTCAAGAATGGTTGACGCTCGTAAGGGATAAATGTCAACTTGCAAGCAACTTCCTAGACAGACAGGAAATGCTGCACCTTGTGGAAGTGCTTGTCCAACGATGCGTCCCTTAACTCGTGGGCTTTCGCATTGTCATTCTGAgtcttctttctctttggccttgtttcTCGCAGCCTCGCGCAGCTTGTCAACCTTAGCTTTCAATTCTGGGTCTTTAGCCAACGCCCTGTTAACAACGCCAACCCAACGCTCGTTCGGCGCAGACCCTTTTGGTCTCAATTCAGGGATCGCGTTCCAGCAGGAATTAAGATCGTGCCAAGGAGCCCCACAGGCTTCACAACTGGTGGCCTGCCTTTTATTGCTCTCTTGGTTCTCTTCCGACCTAGGTCTCTTCCTGCCAGGTCGTCCCTTCTTTGTGCCGGCGTCATCGTTGGATTCGTCATTAGCAGCTTGAAAGGCTGTTCCCCGTCTGACTGAAGACTTTGGCTGTGCTGGCAAGGCTGATCTTGCCCAGCTTCGCAGTTTAACTGCCACATCAGCGATAGACCATTCTTGGCCTGCATTCATACAGTTTGGTGGTTTCTTAGCTGTCTGAATGGATGTGATTGCAGTTTGTAGCTGCTCAAGGTGTTCGTTCCTTAATATGTTTCTGTTCAGAGGCTCCATTGCCTTAATCTGATTAACGCCTAATTGAAGCGCCTTTTCGTACTCCTTTGTTATATTGGCGGTACTATTGGCTGCCTGTTTGCAATTGTCCGAGAAGCTGATGTTATGCTTGGCCATCAGGTCTGCTATGTCAAATAGCCAGCGACCTTCTTTGACTTCTAGCATCTGCTGCCGTGCTGCCTTTAGTAGGTAATTTTCCCATTTCCAAATCCAGTCTTCGAAGGACTTAAGATTAGAGCAATCGAACGATTGAAGTAGCTGTCTATAGTCAAGTGCAAGCTTCTGGATGATCTTCGTTTCTTCGGCTTTAGCTGCCCTGGCTAAACAGTCTATCCAGTCGATTAGGCTGTCTTCTGGGTCCAGGTAGCGGGCCAACTTCTCGTCCACGCTAGCAAAGATTGCTTCTTTGGCCTTAAGTAAGCCAGCTGTTTGCTTTTCATAAGCTTTATTGTCTTCTTTCCAGATCTCATATGCTAGCTTGTACGCTTTGATCTGCGTGGCGTCCAAATCAGCTTCAGATTCGGCAGTCTCAAAGAAGTCTGATGCTTGTGGCCGAGTTGGTTCGTCAATTAGCGACTTCGTTCTTTTGGTGGGCTTGACAGCGGCCCATATATCTACCGGAATCTTAGTGGTAATAAACGCTTTCCAGTCATCCCAATTCTCGATCCCCGTTAAGATGACTTCTAATTTGGTCGGTGGCATTTTGGTGATTTGACTTAGCTTTGCAATATTCCCAGAGCGCGGCTCCGGGCTCATAACTGTCGCGTtacgcggttccaattcaatttttactacgctgaagatgcagttcttgatttaatagcctgtcaattgcttgtgtatctgaacttgttgtcctcctcttgccagagggattcacgtcatttatcttagcaaagaagcattatttccagccttctaattatttccaagtggctggccagcctcttcaccttctgatatccatgattttatgacatccagcaattactccaagtctgcttgttcaatcaacagaggcagccttatccgacaacaTCAAGTGCCATTTGTGCGAGGTCAGGCTGCGTGTAGTAGCGCTCATTCCAGTACTGAATAGGGCAAATGACTCGTCCTCACTGAGTGGGATAATATCCGTCTCGACGAACTGATCAAGTGAATCAACGCCATGGGCTTGAGGCCTGGACGACTGGTGGCTTATTTTGAGACGCTTATGATTCCTAACTGAGGTGAAAGCCTTATCTTTCTGAGAGGTTGACGTTGAAAGTACACCAGACGGGAAGGGTTGCTTGACAGAGTACTTGCCCTTGTATTCATCAAGCCAGAGCTCCTTCACGGCTGTGCTGGCACTCACAATCCACGGCCGCTTCTCGTCATGGTCCGTCCAAGCTTTGTTATACCACTCATTCTTGAGCGTCGGGTTCAGCGATATTGCCGCGTAGTAAGCTGCTGTGTCATCTGCCTTATTGAAGTACTCTTCACACTTCTGCCATGATActtctgcagctgctgcgAGCCAGGCAAATTCTTCGGATTCCTGGGTTTCGCGCCATTTCCTTCTTAGCAAATCTTGGTGTAGCTCCTGGAATTTGTGTTTGGCGACCTGAATCTCATTCAGCAACCAGTCCAGAGTCTGGAAATGATCGGCTAGCGTCGCATTTCTTCCTTCTGTCATCATGGTCCCTTCGTAGAAGGTCTCTAGCTGATCATGCAGATGTTCGAGCTCTTTCCAATGCATTGGGCTAAGGCGGTCTTCGGAGAGGTCTTTTTGGCCCTGTCCGGGTTCATACTGATCGCAGAAGATCTGGATACGTTCCTTGACGTTCAGAGCTCGTCCAATAGACATAAAGTATGAGTTCCAGCGTGTCTGCTGGCCCTGAATAAGCTAATGTCACCGAGTTAGAGGTGGTCAAGAGAGGTGTTGAGGCGCCTAAGGGCAAAGGTAGAAACTCACCTCTAATTTATCAAATTCAGTGAGGTCACCACCCAAAATAATGGATCTAAAGAACTGACGACGCTGGGGACTAGCTCTAATGTACCTAACAATATTGTGTGGCCTTCCGATTGCGCCTCGTTTCCTCCAGAGCTcgccaatcttcttcaagtcCCCGTCACGATAAGCAATATCCAGCTCCTTACAAACTTTCGCACCGTCCTTTCCAATGAGGAACGCCCGAGCGCACAGATTGACAATGTGGCCGAAGCATCGCAGACGACGTCGTTTGCGCTGCTTCTCAGACATGTTAGGATACAGGCCACGGAGGACAGCGTCAATACATGTATCGTTCGAAGCCGCATTATCCGCCATAAATTAGCCAATCCGTCCGCTAATCTTGTAATCCTTGAATATCTGAAGCAGAACCTCCGCCATGTTTTCGCCTGAGTACTCTCCCATCAGCTCGCGAAGGCCCAGAACAGCAGAACGCCGCTCGCCGTTCTTGTCAATGAAATGggcaacaacaccaaggatTGCCAAGTATTTCGGTGACGTCCATCGGTCAAACGATATTGAGATGCCACTACGTGCCTCTCGCAAGTCATTCTTCAGTTTCTCCCTCTTTGCTTCAAAGGCATCCATTACCCACAAGGTGTCCTTCCAACCAACTCTTCCAACCGGTTGGCCAATGCAGTTGGCCAATCGGCCGTGGCCACCAACCAATCTGTCAGAAATACAGGGGCACTACGGCATCACCGAGAGGGGTCTTTCTCAAGAAATGTAATTTAGTTGATtattattcttgttgttctaGCAGaatcatctcgtcatcaaAAGAATGCCCTTATTATACTGCTGCCCtccaggcagcagtattataattgcttctgttcaatcaatattgtcgatggtggcggcagCGCACAGTGCGATCCAGTACGCCACATTCTGACACACCCCCTCAGTCCTTGCCGCAAGGCCTGGACTGTTGAGCGTTATCACAGATCCAGCTGTTCAAACTTCTGTAGAACCTCAGTGTCCAGTTCTTCTAGTTTGCGTTGCTTTAGTCGGTATTCAAtatccaccagaccaagtcgTTCGACGAAGGCATTGAATGGTTGGCTGCCGAGGGCTTTGGTGAGGCCATCTGCTACCATCTCTGCAGTGGGTACGTAGTTTACTGAAATCGTTCTTCTTTCAGTTTCCTGACGTAACCAGTGATCGTGAATGTTGACATGGCGGAGTTTAGTTTGCAGCGGTCCGACTTCTTTGTTGACCAACTTGATCGTTTGCCGGTTGTCACACTGAATTCGTATAGTCTTATTGTCTAGACGTATTCCGATCTCTTCGAAAAGGCGAGATATGAATATCGACTCCTTCGTTGCCTGCGACAATGCGAGGAGCTCAGCTTCAGTCGTCGATGTAGTAACTGTATCTTGTTTATTTGCTCGCCACCCAATAGTTCCGCCAAACAACTGCATTACGTAACCTTGCGAGCTTTTGCGGTCTACGGAGTTATCCGCGAAGGAGGCGTCGCTTGCGACTAAAAATTCGTCTCCTCCCCCGAGCTGTAAGGCCAGAGATCTGGTTCTCTTGAGATAATGGATGACCTTGTCCGCAGCTGCATGATGTTCGTAGGAAGGATTCATGTTGAACCTTGCTAGTCTTGACACAGCGAATGCGATGTCCGGCCGGGTAACTACTGCCGCGTACAGGATTGATCCGATCTTCTTCTGGTATTTGCGAATCGATGCAATTGATGCTCTTTCCTCATATGGTAGTAGCTCTGGTCCAGACATGGGTACGTTTGGCCACCGATCTGGGTTTTGTATTGCCAGATTAGCAATCTTGTCTATATACGCAGACTGAGAGAGCCAGATCAATCTTTTATCTCTGTCTCGGATTACTTCAATTCCTAGGAACCATTGCAAAGGGTTCCCTCCGGTGAGTTGATATTTTTGCTGTAGTTGGTCTGTTAGATACTTCATTTCGTTCTCCTTGCCTTTTTGGTATGCGAggacaatgtcgtcaacatAAAAGAATATTATGATGCCGTTCTTCATCATACAGCAGGGTTCATGTGGGACCCCGAGGAACTTGCGGAATTGGCTCTCCCGCTCCAGCGAATCGCGCGACGTCGCGCGACCTTGGGGTGAGCCGGGTGAGCCCCGTAGGTGTGTGTCGGGCGGCGGGGTGAGCCAGGCACCCGCGCAGCGAGAAATGAGGGAGAAGCAGCGCTTTAATTGGTTGCAACTCTGTACCTCATATCAACCTTGGCCGCCTTTCCTTATGCCCACCTCATCTTTATTCAGCCGAAGGCTGTCTATACATTAGTTCTTAAGTTTTCCCGAATAATGAGCGTTTGGTGCAGGCTTGAAAGAAAAGTTTCTATTGGTCCAAAATTTGTACAGGAGACCAACCGCAAGCGGTTTGCccaaaagagccttgaggaacgaaaggttGACTTGatctggtggtttgtgaaAAGTTTATGTGAAAAGTTTATATAAAGGAAGTTTATATACGGGGTGGATCTCTCAACGCAATAGCAGACTCAGAAGTTGGGGCGGGAGCTTTTAGTGGCCGACTCCAGTGCGGGGGTTTAGGACTTGTCGAGCCAGGGATGCCGTAAAGAAACTAAAAGTTAGACAGCCGATACGCTGAAACGTCTAGTCAAAAGATCATCTGAGAACGGGACAATTCTCTTCCGACGTCTTTACCACTCCGCGTCTGTATCTGAGGATACACAGcaaagaaggggaagcaAATCATTTAGTCAGATTCCATTTAGTAGTTTATATTCTCACATTATTGTCTCAATCATCGCTACGTGCCCAGTTCGCCTCGAATTACCATGTCGAGGGGCTGCTGAAGTGCTCAGTTCATTGTCCCTGTACTGCTGTCTTCCGTCGATGTCACTGTTCCCAATTTTTGACGACTGTATCCAATTTACTTATGTCTACTCTACGTCAACACATTCCTTGGGGGATGACGATTGCGACGTGGCCGAGCTCCGCCGTCGGATGCCAGGGGCAGGCCCGGGGTTGAGGAGGACTCTTCAGGACCAGCAGTGGTGGACGGAGAAGTCGGGACGGATATGGGTTCTGTAGTAAGCTTTGAGTGCGGGAAAACCAGTGCGCCTGATGAGGCGTCTGGCAGAGTTGTATTTCTATCAGAGGGGTTTGCGGCTTCGATGGCACGGTCCGATATGCGTGGTCTCTTCGAAGGAGTGGATGGCACCCGGCCACGCCAGCGGTCTGATCGCTTCGAAGGTGGAGTATCGGTCGGGGTGGGTGTTGGCGCAGAGGCAGGTCTTGGCAAGTAAGCCAGGTCGAGGACTCGGAGGGCCAGGAGGTTGGTGTCCCTGGTACGGCCAGCAATCTTCgcggtgacggtgaggagAGCTCCCGGTGCTGGCGTTTTGACTTTCTTCCAACGCTTAGTGTcttccaagaagcagacTACGGAGAAGTGAGCTGGggctgccttggatgcgTCGTAGACAGATGTTTCGACTGTGAAGTGACGGGGCTCGGAAGGGTCAAGCGAGTTGTCAGTACGGGGCGGCACGAAGCCGATGACGGTCACCATCGGGCACCATTGCTCTGGCAAGTGCTGGTCATACTGGACGGAGTCGGCGATATTCCCTGGGTGTCTAAGGCTGTCAGCCAGAGCTAGGGCGAATGTTCGGCCAGACGtgcctcatcaagctcagcgTCTGCGTGCTAATCTCCAGAGTGCCGTCCATCGACAGAGTCGTGGAGAAGCGGCCGTCGGCGTAGAAGAAAGCGCCAGGAAGGTAgagttcttgttgttcttgcgtTAGATAAGTATGGATGCGGGTGCGAATGGGGTCGGTGGCGATATTAGGATCATGGAAACCGTCTTCCTCGAAGATGTTGAGATCTGTCTGGATCTCGACGTAGTTTGGAGTATTTTCTCGAGTCGGGTCATGAGTAATGGCATCGACGAAATCCCGTAAGTGAATTATACTCGTGAATGTTGGTTGTCGagacatgttgaaggagatttGGAATGAGTCCGTGAAAACCGGCCCTGGGCCGTAGGTCGCATGGCTGGTTCTTATAGGGGAATAGTTCTGCATGGAATAGATGTTTTACTACGGCCTGTTATCCAGGGCCGGCCAGGCAGACTCTACGCGCCAGGCAAAGGCTCAGGGCATGTGAGCGCCTACGTGTCATCGCGCTTTCAGCTCTGAATGCTATCACATGTGTAGTGAGAAATGGTCCATGGCTTTTTTTGTTACAGAGCAGAGCTGATGGAATCATAGAAAATACAGACATGCTTCACAATGCTAGCCGCTTTAAGCGACAAATCCCAAATGGTCGGCAGGGTAATGTTTGCTCGTTGTCGTCGCGAAAAAGCAATGtcggaaaaagcaaaaccaTATCAGCCGCCCCCCCGCcccccttcttctctttttaGTAACTGAAGGCTATGTGGATTTAGTCATCTGGCTGGTAATTTTGAAGATTGGGGTGTGATACGTAGGGGTCTTGTTGGTCAAGTGTCTTCGGCGTGCTGTCTAGCCTTGGGATAGTTCCCGTGTCTCTTGCTGTGCATAGTCTGGTCATTTGGACGGTGATTCTGAAGATTGTGGcatgtggtggtgtggatAGTCGGTCATCATTGCTGTCAGGGACTGGCCGGGCCATGCTGCACACGAGTTATCACGGTCCGACGGGTCATCTGCTGGTGAAGTGTCGGGGGTTGGCCTGGTCATCTGCCAGTAAGGCATCAGGGGTTGGCCGGGTCATCTGTCCACGAAGTCGGTAGTATTTCGTGGGTGGAGGACACGGTTTGTATGTGGAGGTATCGTGTCTACGTGAGGAAGGGAGGTGGTGCGGGAAGAGGTGCGGGAAGGCAGGTGCGGTCTGGGGAattggtggtgtggccgaTATTGAGAGAGAGGTCAGATCGAATGGGGGTGGTATAATCTGGACGGCGTCAGCGCAGGAGCCGAGATGGAGTTTTGCGCGGTATAGAGGAGATGCAGAGATCCCAAGGTTATAGCTTTGGGAATAATAGAATCACGTCCACAACAGAGATAGTGAAGATTCGACGGGTCGGGGAAAATGCCAGGCGCGCTGCAGAACAGCCGAGTGATGAGAGGTCAGGGTGACGAATCTAGAAGTGTCGAGGCCCTGAAGACGGTGAGCCGTATCTGGGGCGTAGACAAGGTTCAGTATTACCAGTGGGCGTATAGTGGGATCAATTTCTGCAACAAACTCTGCGCAGCGGCTCGCAAGGTGAGCGATTGGGAAGAAGCTGTAGTGAAGTTAAACATGTTGCTTCACAGACGATCCCAGCAGCTTGGACGACGGCCAATTAAGTACTCGGTCAACCCTATCGAATCGGATGATTTGATAAACTTAAGGGCCTGGTCTCATAAGGATCCATACGTCAAGAAAAATGACCGTGAGAGAATCAGTCTAGTTTTCAGCAATCTGGCTGCCAGAGACTTGCCGGCCGGGTTTGGTTTCGATAAATTCGGGCTGATGGTACGAAGTGGACAGCAACAGTCAGGCGGCGATCAGCTTTCGCGGGAGGAGATAGAAAGCCGGAGTCCTTGGGATGGCGGTGACTGGGTTCGAGACCGCACTGAAGGGCGCCTGCGGGAAGGACACGGGAATCTGGCGCGTTTGAGGACGGTGAGGCGCATCTGGGGCGGAGACAAGGTTCAATATTACCAGTGGGCGCATAGGGGAGAAGATTTCTGCAAAAAACTCTGCACAGCGGCCCGTCAGGTGAGCGACTGGGATGAAGCTGTAGTGAAGTTGAACAGGTTGATTCACAGACGAGCTGAGCAAATTGGGCGACGCAAAGTCAAGCAATCGGTCGACCCTATTGATCCGGATGATTTAGTAAATCTGAAAGCTTGGTCTCATAAAGATCCATatgtcaagaagaaggatcgCGAAGGAATCGCGCTGTCTCTCAGCAAGTTGGCTGTCACAGATCTGCCAGCCGGTTTTGGCTTCGACAAGTTCGGGCTGATGGTACGAACGGAAGAGCGACAACTAGGAAGCGTTGAAGAGAGTGGTTTAGGTGTGGGGCGCTGCAATCGGCAGAATGTGGTACATACGGGTGGCAAACAAGTCAGGACGGACAGGAACCGCCGGCGGACCAAGGTCAGAAGGCCGAGAGACGGCTTCGCAAGCAAAGCCGTTGCTAGGCCGGGGGACCTATTTCGGGCGTTCAGGCGCGTGCGCGACGGGGACGAACAGGCCACGGCGCAGGTAAATCCGGGCTCGAGAGAAATTCG
This DNA window, taken from Pochonia chlamydosporia 170 chromosome Unknown PCv3seq00026, whole genome shotgun sequence, encodes the following:
- a CDS encoding polyprotein (similar to Colletotrichum gloeosporioides Nara gc5 XP_007273551.1), with amino-acid sequence MKNGIIIFFYVDDIVLAYQKGKENEMKYLTDQLQQKYQLTGGNPLQWFLGIEVIRDRDKRLIWLSQSAYIDKIANLAIQNPDRWPNVPMSGPELLPYEERASIASIRKYQKKIGSILYAAVVTRPDIAFAVSRLARFNMNPSYEHHAAADKVIHYLKRTRSLALQLGGGDEFLVASDASFADNSVDRKSSQGYVMQLFGGTIGWRANKQDTVTTSTTEAELLALSQATKESIFISRLFEEIGIRLDNKTIRIQCDNRQTIKLVNKEVGPLQTKLRHVNIHDHWLRQETERRTISVNYVPTAEMVADGLTKALGSQPFNAFVERLGLVDIEYRLKQRKLEELDTEVLQKFEQLDLLVGGHGRLANCIGQPVGRVGWKDTLWVMDAFEAKREKLKNDLREARSGISISFDRWTSPKYLAILGVVAHFIDKNGERRSAVLGLRELMGEYSGENMAEVLLQIFKDYKISGRIG
- a CDS encoding fungal specific transcription factor (similar to Metarhizium robertsii ARSEF 23 XP_011410945.1); this encodes MPPTKLEVILTGIENWDDWKAFITTKIPVDIWAAVKPTKRTKSLIDEPTRPQASDFFETAESEADLDATQIKAYKLAYEIWKEDNKAYEKQTAGLLKAKEAIFASVDEKLARYLDPEDSLIDWIDCLARAAKAEETKIIQKLALDYRQLLQSFDCSNLKSFEDWIWKWENYLLKAARQQMLEVKEGRWLFDIADLMAKHNISFSDNCKQAANSTANITKEYEKALQLGVNQIKAMEPLNRNILRNEHLEQLQTAITSIQTAKKPPNCMNAGQEWSIADVAVKLRSWARSALPAQPKSSVRRGTAFQAANDESNDDAGTKKGRPGRKRPRSEENQESNKRQATSCEACGAPWHDLNSCWNAIPELRPKGSAPNERWVGVVNRALAKDPELKAKVDKLREAARNKAKEKEDSE
- a CDS encoding polyprotein (similar to Colletotrichum gloeosporioides Nara gc5 XP_007273551.1); this encodes MHRQISRRRPPRPNKPFEEIWIDWTDLSEDYQGFSRVMFITDAYSGLVFPYFLRSHGLGRENRRILRDFLNWINLQYNGKPKVLRSDGELFSKEVQKELQRRSIEPKKSAPNTQAQNGGAERSGGAIMEKARTMRIAANLPHDLWKDIVEAACYLRNRTPLERNNWQSPFERTFKKQPTISHLKAYGCKVFAMTSEAQLKLRRKQKLEPKAHIGYLVGYQSSNNFRIWVPHKNKVITTRDVIFNEASFFNNSLIKPELMHSVDELIEEIEIPEAQQVVEATLEDEGSEITDTDQSEDESFNQEDQSDEEVIKDVIVVNTGGQDDQANEDDRESMKGSYLPTPPESDPDLEDSIEAVLTARLPIRHRADHPEGVNKDQGHDAGCCNQKFKSSQTDYRFHEFHPIRVKSAIHGAFNAGIKFRPHKKHPPQPPKTLKDLAGHPFRDQFIKAQQEHLASHEQMQSFIEVPWSRAKGQRVLSCMWVFTYKLDRHGYLVRCKARLVVCGNQQEKGVLPTRATTLASMSFRALMSIAAEHDLELEQMDAVNAFVNCELDDTVYMRMPPGYEKYGKVLRLRKALYGLRRSPLLWQRELTKSLKELGFQIVPQEPCIMTKGSVIVFFFVDDIIWAYRKADSKIAKTAIEELKKRYQMTELGEPKWFLGIHILRDRPRKTIWLTQDAYIDKIANKFEIDLGKKPTTPMALEELFKSTTQASKKSVDQYQKKVGSILFAAISTKPDIAFAVARLARHNLNPSEMHHKAADRVIQYLYATRSLAIRLGSGGYIQSSGPAEIFLCASDASFGDNTEDRKSSQGYVMRLYSGSIAWRASKQATVTTSSTEAELLAASEAAKEMIFAGRLLRALEIKFNEPLLIECDNQQTIRLVSEESTKLTTQLRHVDIHQHWLRQEVQGGRICVRWVETSKMVADGMTKALPKVRHIEFIKQLRMEDVRNRIAAEALMEEAREKLQEKLANRVPEKDNQRDLELKLGAKGGRPGRRREQP
- a CDS encoding ATP-dependent DNA helicase PIF1 (similar to Metarhizium robertsii ARSEF 23 XP_007817117.2); the encoded protein is MPGALQNSRVMRGQGDESRSVEALKTVSRIWGVDKVQYYQWAYSGINFCNKLCAAARKVSDWEEAVVKLNMLLHRRSQQLGRRPIKYSVNPIESDDLINLRAWSHKDPYVKKNDRERISLVFSNLAARDLPAGFGFDKFGLMVRSGQQQSGGDQLSREEIESRSPWDGGDWVRDRTEGRLREGHGNLARLRTVRRIWGGDKVQYYQWAHRGEDFCKKLCTAARQVSDWDEAVVKLNRLIHRRAEQIGRRKVKQSVDPIDPDDLVNLKAWSHKDPYVKKKDREGIALSLSKLAVTDLPAGFGFDKFGLMVRTEERQLGSVEESGLGVGRCNRQNVVHTGGKQVRTDRNRRRTKVRRPRDGFASKAVARPGDLFRAFRRVRDGDEQATAQVNPGSREIRGSSLGVLGRLEVREGESMALAGIGIRISADVIRAAQNDLGQARAEKDARRGEKKRQGPSNTDGLRSKRARIMVRQERTESDQVEDLASVLRCMNEEFAEKERLSHSQEWSIPVSLEKKVSTVQEYYSAFHDVSTLPIHTCTICYLKYARVDLGEVDWDRWVVSIVEKRDNSPFRCRRCFLPGKKIVACFDCLKHLKRGALSPAAQLHTRLGCEHMFPDELKGLTPIEEKLIALNSCYGFITKYSLADRHRQSVRYPKHVKGNITVFPNNVQELVRDVLPHPLLKVLDEVHVSWQGVEKPASSDLSALLSVRGGAASWRGRWYG